One genomic segment of Caldimonas brevitalea includes these proteins:
- a CDS encoding cupin domain-containing protein, with translation MSNAKSPKHIAASLTELWSPRVIAEVDDSYIKVAKVQGSLAWHSHDQEDELFFILQGHLRIEMDSGAVELDAGDMFVVPKGVRHNPVAEQECLLMLIERKTTQHTGGVVTEKTRSLADQLRAI, from the coding sequence ATGTCCAACGCCAAGTCCCCGAAACACATCGCGGCCTCTCTCACCGAACTGTGGTCGCCGCGTGTGATTGCCGAAGTCGACGACAGCTACATCAAGGTGGCGAAAGTGCAGGGCAGTCTCGCCTGGCATAGCCACGACCAGGAAGACGAACTGTTTTTCATCCTCCAGGGTCATCTTCGGATTGAAATGGACAGCGGCGCCGTCGAACTCGACGCTGGCGACATGTTCGTCGTGCCCAAGGGAGTGCGGCACAACCCGGTGGCCGAGCAAGAGTGTTTGCTCATGCTCATCGAACGCAAGACCACGCAACACACCGGGGGCGTGGTCACCGAAAAGACCCGCTCGCTGGCGGACCAGCTTCGCGCCATCTAG
- a CDS encoding F0F1 ATP synthase subunit epsilon, whose protein sequence is MATIQVDVVSAEELIFSGPAKFVALPGEAGELGILPQHTPLITRIRPGAVRIERADNGEEEFVFVAGGILEVQPHGVTVLADTAIRGKDLDEAKATEAKRLAEEAMKNAKSDIDFAKAQSEFAAMAAQIAALRKFRRK, encoded by the coding sequence ATGGCAACCATACAAGTCGACGTCGTGTCCGCCGAAGAGCTGATCTTCTCGGGCCCGGCCAAGTTCGTCGCGCTCCCCGGTGAAGCGGGCGAGCTGGGCATCCTGCCCCAGCACACGCCGCTGATCACCCGCATCCGCCCGGGTGCGGTGCGCATCGAGCGGGCCGACAACGGCGAGGAAGAGTTCGTGTTCGTCGCCGGCGGCATCCTCGAGGTGCAGCCGCACGGCGTGACCGTGCTGGCCGACACCGCGATCCGCGGCAAGGACCTCGACGAAGCCAAGGCCACCGAGGCCAAGCGCCTGGCCGAAGAAGCGATGAAAAACGCCAAGAGCGACATCGACTTCGCCAAGGCCCAGAGCGAATTCGCCGCGATGGCCGCGCAAATCGCCGCGCTGCGGAAGTTCCGCCGCAAGTGA
- the atpD gene encoding F0F1 ATP synthase subunit beta, whose protein sequence is MAEGKIVQCIGAVVDVEFPRNAMPKVYDALKMEGSALTLEVQQQLGDGVVRTIALGSSDGLRRGMMVQNTNAPITVPVGKATLGRIMDVLGNPIDEAGPVNAELSASIHRKAPAYDELSPSQDLLETGIKVIDLICPFAKGGKVGLFGGAGVGKTVNMMELINNIAKQHSGLSVFAGVGERTREGNDFYHEMKDSNVLDKVAMVYGQMNEPPGNRLRVALTGLTIAESFRDEGRDVLFFVDNIYRYTLAGTEVSALLGRMPSAVGYQPTLAEEMGRLQERITSTKIGSITSIQAVYVPADDLTDPSPATTFAHLDATVVLSRDIASLGIYPAVDPLDSTSRQVDPNVVGDEHYSTTRAVQAILQRYKELRDIIAILGMDELSPEDKLAVARARKIQRFLSQPFHVAEVFTGSPGKYVPLKETIRGFNMIVNGECDSLPEQAFYMVGTIDEAFEKAKTLQ, encoded by the coding sequence ATGGCTGAAGGCAAGATCGTTCAGTGCATCGGCGCCGTGGTGGACGTTGAGTTTCCGCGCAATGCCATGCCCAAGGTGTACGACGCCTTGAAGATGGAAGGCAGCGCGCTGACGCTCGAAGTGCAGCAGCAGCTGGGCGACGGCGTGGTGCGCACGATCGCGCTGGGCTCGTCCGACGGCCTGCGCCGCGGCATGATGGTGCAGAACACCAACGCGCCGATCACGGTGCCGGTGGGCAAGGCCACGCTGGGCCGCATCATGGACGTGCTGGGCAACCCGATCGACGAAGCCGGCCCGGTGAACGCCGAGCTGAGCGCGTCGATCCACCGCAAGGCCCCCGCCTATGACGAGCTGAGCCCGTCGCAGGACCTGCTCGAAACCGGCATCAAGGTGATCGACCTGATCTGCCCGTTCGCCAAGGGCGGCAAGGTGGGTCTGTTCGGTGGCGCCGGCGTCGGCAAGACCGTGAACATGATGGAGCTGATCAACAACATCGCCAAGCAGCACTCGGGCTTGTCGGTGTTCGCCGGTGTGGGCGAGCGGACCCGTGAAGGGAACGACTTCTACCACGAGATGAAAGACTCCAACGTGCTCGACAAGGTCGCGATGGTGTACGGCCAGATGAACGAGCCCCCGGGCAACCGTCTGCGCGTCGCCCTGACCGGCCTGACGATTGCCGAGTCGTTCCGCGACGAAGGCCGCGACGTGCTGTTCTTCGTGGACAACATCTACCGCTACACCCTGGCCGGTACCGAAGTGTCCGCGCTGCTGGGCCGCATGCCGTCGGCGGTGGGCTACCAGCCGACGCTGGCCGAGGAAATGGGCCGTCTGCAAGAGCGCATCACGTCGACCAAGATCGGCTCGATCACCTCGATCCAAGCCGTCTACGTGCCGGCGGATGACTTGACCGACCCGTCGCCTGCCACCACCTTCGCCCACTTGGACGCCACCGTCGTGCTGTCGCGTGACATCGCTTCGCTGGGGATCTACCCCGCGGTCGACCCGCTCGACTCCACCAGCCGCCAGGTCGACCCGAACGTGGTGGGCGACGAGCACTACTCGACGACCCGTGCGGTGCAGGCCATCCTGCAGCGCTACAAGGAACTGCGCGACATCATCGCGATCCTGGGCATGGACGAGCTGTCGCCGGAAGACAAGCTGGCCGTGGCACGTGCCCGCAAGATCCAGCGTTTCCTGTCGCAGCCTTTCCACGTCGCGGAAGTGTTCACCGGCTCGCCCGGCAAGTACGTCCCGCTGAAGGAAACCATCCGCGGCTTCAACATGATCGTCAACGGCGAGTGCGACAGCCTCCCCGAGCAGGCCTTCTACATGGTCGGCACCATCGACGAGGCCTTCGAGAAAGCCAAGACGCTGCAGTAA
- a CDS encoding IS3 family transposase (programmed frameshift), whose product MSKTTRRTFDAAFKLQVVKMIREQGLSVGQVCRDMSLVDSAVRRWVAQYDEEQAGGSGIGRPLTPEQQRIRQLEAELRQAKSDNELPKKSLGLLRPRTEVIHQIVQQEGKACISQLCRLLGISRSGFYAARRRAAQDAAVCPVGACAKAAFEASGRSYGSRRLSAALKAQGWAVGRQRARTLMRHHRLRPRWRRKFVHTTDSRHELPVAANVLARRFRPEAPDRAWAGDITYIRTRSGWLYLAAVMDLFSRKIVGWAMAADMSAQLVCAALRMAIASRQPAPGLLVHTDRGSQYASQVHTELLARHGLLGSMSRKGNCWDNAVIERFFLNLKMERVWLRDYANHAEAMADIADYIVGFYNCVRLHSTLGYRSPVVHEQLMAATL is encoded by the exons ATGAGCAAGACGACCCGGCGAACCTTCGACGCGGCATTCAAGCTGCAAGTCGTGAAGATGATTCGAGAACAAGGGCTGAGTGTCGGGCAGGTGTGCCGCGACATGAGCCTGGTGGACAGCGCCGTGCGGCGTTGGGTGGCGCAGTATGACGAGGAACAGGCAGGAGGCAGCGGCATCGGCCGGCCGCTGACGCCGGAGCAACAGCGCATACGGCAGTTGGAGGCTGAGCTGCGGCAGGCGAAGTCGGACAACGAACTGC CTAAAAAAAGTCTCGGCCTTCTTCGCCCGCGAACTGAAGTGATTCATCAGATCGTGCAGCAGGAGGGGAAGGCCTGCATCAGCCAGCTGTGCCGGCTGCTGGGAATCAGCCGCTCGGGCTTCTACGCGGCGCGCCGCCGCGCAGCCCAAGACGCCGCGGTGTGCCCGGTGGGCGCGTGCGCCAAGGCCGCATTTGAGGCCAGCGGACGCAGCTACGGCAGCCGTCGGCTGAGCGCCGCGCTGAAGGCTCAGGGATGGGCCGTGGGGCGCCAGCGCGCTCGCACGCTAATGCGGCACCACCGACTGCGCCCCCGCTGGCGGCGCAAGTTCGTCCACACCACCGACAGCCGGCACGAGCTGCCGGTTGCAGCCAATGTGCTTGCCCGGCGGTTCAGGCCTGAGGCGCCGGACAGGGCTTGGGCGGGTGACATTACCTACATTCGAACGCGCAGCGGCTGGCTGTATTTAGCCGCGGTGATGGACCTGTTCTCCCGCAAGATCGTAGGCTGGGCCATGGCCGCGGACATGTCTGCTCAGCTGGTCTGTGCGGCCCTGCGTATGGCCATCGCAAGCCGCCAACCTGCGCCGGGCTTGCTCGTGCACACCGACAGAGGCAGCCAATACGCCAGCCAGGTCCATACAGAGTTGCTGGCCCGCCACGGGCTGCTGGGCAGCATGAGCCGCAAAGGCAACTGTTGGGACAACGCCGTCATCGAGCGCTTTTTCCTCAACTTGAAGATGGAGCGCGTCTGGCTACGCGACTACGCGAACCACGCCGAGGCAATGGCTGACATCGCCGACTACATCGTCGGCTTTTACAACTGCGTGCGCTTGCACTCCACGCTCGGCTACCGCTCCCCGGTCGTTCACGAGCAATTGATGGCGGCCACCCTATAA
- a CDS encoding TPM domain-containing protein, giving the protein MRTLWARLTLLLLTLGLAAPGLFAQGGGGVLPVPALTARVIDTTGTLSDAQRAALESKLQQLETTRGTQLVVLMVPTTAPEDIAAFAHRVADTWKIGRREVGDGLLLVVAKNDRRMRIEVARALEGAVPDLAADRIIRQVLTPAFQAGDFAGGLNAAVDRLDGLIAGEGLPLPDGPAGGATTGQQGMQWGDLAMFLFIGVPVVGAVLCGVLGRKLGSLATAGAVGGLSWWLSASAFLAGAAAFIALILMLVMGVGSAAMPGRGRGMRHRTPIIWGGGFGGGGGGFGSGGGFSSGGGGSFGGGGASGGW; this is encoded by the coding sequence CTGCGCACGTTGTGGGCTCGCCTGACGCTGCTGCTGTTGACGCTGGGCCTGGCAGCGCCTGGGTTGTTCGCGCAAGGCGGTGGCGGCGTGCTGCCGGTGCCCGCGCTGACGGCCCGGGTGATCGACACCACCGGCACTTTGAGCGACGCGCAGCGCGCGGCGTTGGAGTCCAAGCTGCAGCAGTTGGAGACCACCCGCGGCACGCAGTTGGTGGTGCTGATGGTGCCGACCACGGCGCCCGAGGACATCGCGGCGTTTGCCCACCGTGTGGCCGACACCTGGAAGATCGGCCGGCGTGAGGTCGGCGACGGTTTGCTGCTGGTGGTGGCGAAAAACGACCGGCGCATGCGCATCGAGGTCGCCCGCGCGCTGGAAGGCGCGGTGCCCGACTTGGCGGCGGACCGGATCATCCGCCAGGTCCTCACGCCCGCCTTCCAGGCCGGTGACTTCGCCGGCGGCCTGAACGCGGCGGTCGACCGACTCGACGGGCTGATTGCCGGAGAAGGACTGCCCCTGCCCGATGGGCCGGCCGGGGGCGCCACCACCGGGCAGCAAGGCATGCAGTGGGGCGACCTGGCGATGTTTCTGTTCATCGGCGTGCCGGTGGTGGGCGCGGTGTTGTGCGGCGTGCTGGGACGCAAGCTCGGTTCGCTCGCGACGGCCGGCGCGGTGGGCGGCTTGAGCTGGTGGTTGAGTGCCAGCGCCTTTCTGGCCGGCGCCGCGGCCTTCATCGCGTTGATCCTGATGCTCGTGATGGGGGTCGGCAGTGCCGCGATGCCCGGCCGCGGGCGTGGCATGCGGCACCGCACACCCATCATCTGGGGCGGCGGATTCGGCGGCGGTGGTGGCGGCTTCGGCAGTGGGGGCGGCTTCTCTTCCGGGGGTGGTGGCAGCTTCGGCGGCGGCGGCGCGTCCGGCGGCTGGTGA
- the hemE gene encoding uroporphyrinogen decarboxylase, translated as MFAPLQNDTFLRALLRQPTDYTPIWLMRQAGRYLPEYNATRARAGSFMGLATDPGYATEVTLQPLERFPLDAAILFSDILTVPDAMGLGLSFAAGEGPRFAHPLRDEAAVAALEVPDLAKLRYVFDAVTSIRRALQGRVPLIGFSGSPWTLACYMVEGGGSDDYRLVKSMLYRRPDLMHRILTVNADAVAAYLNAQIDAGAQAVMIFDSWGGVLADGAFQSFSLAYTERVLKQLKPEHEGQRIPRIVFTKGGGAWLEAIAALDTDAVGVDWTVNLGHARARVGHRVALQGNLDPAVLFAEPDQIRAEAEKALDSFGPLRNPDGSHAGHIFNLGHGISQFTPPESVAVLVDAVHRHSRTLRSAL; from the coding sequence ATGTTTGCCCCGCTACAGAACGACACTTTCCTGCGCGCCTTGCTGCGCCAGCCGACCGACTACACGCCCATCTGGCTGATGCGCCAGGCGGGCCGTTACCTGCCCGAGTACAACGCGACCCGCGCCCGTGCCGGCAGCTTCATGGGGCTGGCGACCGACCCGGGCTATGCGACCGAGGTCACCCTGCAACCGCTGGAGCGCTTTCCGCTCGACGCGGCCATCCTGTTCAGCGACATCCTCACCGTGCCCGACGCCATGGGCCTGGGGCTGAGCTTCGCCGCCGGTGAAGGACCACGCTTCGCCCACCCGTTGCGCGACGAGGCCGCGGTCGCCGCACTCGAAGTGCCCGACCTCGCCAAGCTGCGCTACGTGTTCGATGCCGTCACCAGCATCCGCCGCGCGCTGCAGGGCCGGGTGCCGCTGATCGGCTTCTCCGGCAGCCCCTGGACGCTGGCCTGCTACATGGTCGAAGGCGGCGGGTCGGACGACTACCGTCTGGTCAAGAGCATGCTCTACCGCCGACCTGACTTGATGCACCGCATCCTGACGGTCAACGCCGATGCCGTGGCCGCCTATTTGAATGCGCAGATCGACGCCGGTGCGCAGGCCGTGATGATTTTCGACTCATGGGGCGGCGTGCTGGCCGACGGGGCGTTCCAGTCGTTCAGCCTGGCCTACACCGAGCGGGTGCTCAAGCAGCTGAAGCCCGAACACGAGGGGCAGCGCATCCCGCGCATCGTCTTCACCAAGGGCGGCGGCGCCTGGCTCGAGGCCATTGCCGCGCTCGACACCGACGCGGTGGGCGTCGACTGGACCGTCAACCTGGGTCATGCCCGGGCCCGCGTCGGCCACCGTGTCGCCTTGCAAGGCAACCTCGATCCGGCGGTCTTGTTCGCCGAGCCGGATCAAATCCGCGCTGAGGCCGAAAAGGCGCTCGACAGTTTCGGTCCGCTGCGCAACCCCGACGGCTCTCACGCCGGCCACATCTTCAATCTGGGTCACGGCATCAGCCAGTTCACACCGCCGGAAAGCGTCGCAGTGCTGGTCGATGCGGTCCACCGCCACTCGCGGACCTTGCGGTCTGCCCTGTAA
- the atpG gene encoding F0F1 ATP synthase subunit gamma — MAAGKEIRGKIKSVENTKKITKAMEMVAASKMRKAQDRMRAARPYADKVRNVTANLSQANPDYVPPFLQQNSGTGQVGIIVVTTDKGLCGGLNTNILRATTAKLKELEAQGLKVQTVAIGSKGAGFLNRVGARVVSQVTQLGDKPHLDRLIGPVKSVIDQYAEGKLDTVYLCYTRFINTMKQEPVVEQLLPLSAAHLKADSTNEHAWDYIYEPDAPTVIDELLRRYLEALVYQAVAENMASEQSARMVAMKAATDNAGNLIGELKLEYNKTRQAAITKELSEIVSGAAAV, encoded by the coding sequence ATGGCGGCAGGCAAGGAAATACGCGGCAAGATCAAATCGGTGGAGAACACCAAGAAGATCACCAAGGCCATGGAGATGGTCGCCGCGTCGAAGATGCGCAAGGCGCAGGACCGCATGCGTGCGGCCCGGCCTTACGCCGACAAGGTCCGCAACGTCACGGCGAACCTGTCCCAGGCCAACCCTGACTACGTGCCCCCGTTCCTGCAGCAGAACAGCGGCACCGGCCAGGTCGGCATCATCGTCGTGACCACCGACAAGGGGCTGTGCGGCGGCCTGAACACCAACATCCTGCGCGCCACGACGGCCAAGCTCAAGGAACTGGAAGCCCAGGGCCTGAAAGTGCAGACCGTTGCGATCGGCAGCAAGGGTGCGGGTTTCCTGAACCGCGTCGGCGCCAGGGTCGTCTCGCAGGTGACCCAGCTGGGCGACAAGCCGCATCTCGACCGCCTGATCGGGCCGGTCAAGTCGGTCATCGACCAGTACGCCGAGGGCAAGCTGGACACCGTCTACCTCTGCTACACCCGCTTCATCAACACGATGAAGCAGGAGCCGGTGGTGGAGCAGCTGCTGCCGTTGTCGGCCGCGCATCTGAAGGCCGACAGCACCAACGAGCATGCCTGGGACTACATCTACGAACCGGATGCACCGACGGTGATCGACGAGCTGCTGCGGCGCTACCTCGAGGCACTGGTCTACCAGGCCGTGGCCGAGAACATGGCGTCGGAGCAATCGGCGCGCATGGTGGCGATGAAGGCAGCGACCGACAACGCCGGCAACCTGATCGGCGAGCTGAAGCTCGAATACAACAAGACGCGCCAGGCGGCGATCACGAAGGAACTCTCCGAGATCGTCAGCGGGGCCGCGGCGGTCTGA
- a CDS encoding RidA family protein gives MTLTAEQRLQALGLVLPPVTAPRGNFRPYVIHGSVLYLSGKGAPLREHGGPVPKVGAEVSVAQAQQHAREVALYLLALIKDALGSLERVQRVVKVFGMVNAVPDFTEHTEVINGCSDLLVAVLGERGEHSRSAIGVGSLPKGFAVEIEAVVAFE, from the coding sequence ATGACACTCACCGCTGAACAACGCCTCCAAGCGCTAGGCCTCGTGTTGCCGCCCGTGACCGCACCACGCGGCAACTTTCGCCCTTACGTGATCCACGGCTCCGTGCTCTATCTCTCCGGCAAGGGCGCGCCGCTGAGGGAGCACGGCGGCCCGGTGCCGAAGGTCGGCGCCGAGGTCTCGGTGGCGCAGGCGCAGCAACATGCCCGAGAGGTGGCGCTGTACCTGCTGGCCCTCATCAAAGACGCCCTCGGCAGCCTCGAGCGGGTGCAACGTGTCGTGAAGGTCTTCGGCATGGTCAACGCCGTGCCCGACTTCACCGAGCACACGGAGGTCATCAACGGCTGCTCGGATCTTCTGGTCGCAGTCCTCGGCGAGCGCGGTGAACACAGCCGATCTGCCATCGGCGTGGGCTCGCTGCCCAAGGGATTCGCCGTTGAAATCGAGGCGGTGGTCGCGTTCGAGTAG
- a CDS encoding primosomal protein N' → MSELTPPATVVSVAVDAPQHSALRSALSYTSDRPLPAGTVVHVPLGKRTVCGVVWPAAAGDPLGSVPGDGPPLELRPVEAALSSLAPLPHEWCKLVQFAANYYQRSLGEVALSVLPPELRKLNDTQLAQRLKKLQKLAPAGGPAPVLPELTPEQTQALEGLAAADAGSVALLHGSTGSGKTEVYQRLVARSLDAGRQALVLVPEINLTPQLEARFAERFPDRLIVSLHSGLTPAQRLRHWLAAHLGQADIVLGTRMAVFASLPRLGLIVVDEEHDPSYKSQEGARYSARDLAVYRGKLEGAQVVLGSATPSMESWQQAERGRYLRLSMPARVGGGVLPQVRFVDMNHVPKDAAYNAALSPALVAALQRRLERGEQSLVLLNRRGYSPVLQCLECGWKSGCPHCSAWRVFHRVDRTLRCHHCGYTERVPRACPDCGNADIQPVGRGTERLEEQLEHALPGARVARIDADTTRLKGTLETQLASVHAGEVDVLVGTQMVAKGHDFRRVTLVAAVNPDAALFSSDFRAGERLFALLMQAAGRAGRDAEQAARSEMLVQTWHPTHPLYAALRGHDYTAFAASTLAEREMAAMPPFAHQALLRAEGRTQEIAQDWLAAAAGAAEALGAADAGVTLYPPVPMAVARVANVERAQMLVESPTRPGLQRLLAQWMPQLHALRAEHKGLLRWAIDVDPLAI, encoded by the coding sequence ATGAGTGAGCTGACCCCTCCCGCCACGGTCGTTTCGGTGGCGGTCGACGCGCCCCAACACAGCGCCTTGCGCAGCGCGCTGAGCTACACCAGCGACCGGCCGTTGCCGGCTGGCACCGTTGTGCACGTGCCGCTCGGCAAGCGCACGGTGTGTGGCGTGGTGTGGCCGGCCGCGGCCGGCGACCCCCTCGGCAGCGTGCCGGGCGACGGGCCGCCGCTGGAACTGCGACCCGTTGAAGCCGCATTGAGCAGCCTGGCACCGCTGCCACACGAATGGTGCAAGTTGGTTCAATTCGCAGCGAACTATTACCAGCGCAGCCTCGGCGAGGTGGCCCTGTCGGTGTTGCCGCCCGAGCTGCGCAAATTGAACGACACGCAGCTGGCGCAGCGCTTGAAGAAGCTGCAGAAGCTCGCGCCCGCGGGCGGTCCGGCCCCGGTCCTGCCGGAGCTGACACCGGAGCAAACGCAGGCGCTGGAGGGGCTGGCCGCGGCGGATGCCGGTTCGGTGGCGCTGCTGCACGGCAGCACCGGCAGCGGCAAGACCGAGGTCTACCAGCGCCTGGTGGCCCGCAGCCTTGACGCCGGTCGGCAGGCGCTGGTGCTGGTGCCCGAAATCAACCTCACGCCGCAGCTGGAAGCGCGCTTCGCCGAGCGCTTTCCCGACCGCCTGATCGTCTCGCTGCACAGCGGTTTGACGCCGGCGCAGCGGCTGCGGCACTGGTTGGCGGCCCACCTCGGCCAGGCCGACATCGTGCTCGGCACCCGCATGGCGGTGTTCGCGTCGCTGCCGCGGCTCGGGCTGATCGTCGTCGACGAAGAGCACGACCCTTCCTACAAGAGTCAGGAGGGGGCACGCTATTCGGCACGCGACCTCGCGGTCTACCGGGGCAAGCTCGAAGGTGCGCAGGTCGTGCTCGGCTCGGCCACACCCTCGATGGAAAGCTGGCAGCAGGCCGAGCGCGGCCGCTACCTGCGGCTCTCGATGCCCGCGCGCGTCGGCGGCGGCGTGCTGCCGCAGGTGCGTTTCGTGGACATGAACCATGTGCCCAAGGACGCGGCCTACAACGCAGCCCTGTCGCCGGCGCTGGTGGCGGCCTTGCAGCGGCGCCTCGAGCGCGGCGAGCAAAGCCTGGTGCTGCTGAACCGGCGCGGCTATTCGCCGGTGCTGCAGTGCCTGGAATGCGGCTGGAAGAGCGGCTGCCCCCATTGCAGCGCGTGGCGTGTGTTCCATCGTGTCGACCGCACCTTACGTTGCCACCATTGCGGCTACACCGAGCGTGTGCCGCGCGCCTGCCCCGACTGCGGCAATGCCGACATCCAACCGGTCGGCCGAGGCACCGAGCGGCTCGAGGAACAGCTCGAGCACGCGCTCCCCGGCGCCCGCGTGGCCCGCATCGACGCCGACACCACGCGCCTCAAGGGCACGCTGGAAACGCAGCTGGCCAGCGTGCATGCCGGCGAGGTCGACGTGCTGGTGGGCACCCAGATGGTGGCCAAGGGCCACGACTTCCGACGCGTGACGCTGGTGGCCGCGGTCAACCCCGACGCGGCCCTGTTCAGCAGCGACTTCCGCGCTGGCGAGCGCCTGTTCGCCTTGCTGATGCAGGCGGCGGGACGTGCCGGGCGCGATGCCGAGCAGGCGGCGCGCAGCGAGATGCTGGTGCAGACCTGGCACCCCACCCATCCCTTGTATGCCGCCTTGCGCGGCCACGACTACACCGCCTTCGCCGCCAGCACGCTGGCCGAGCGAGAGATGGCCGCGATGCCGCCGTTTGCCCACCAAGCCCTGTTACGGGCCGAGGGGCGCACCCAGGAGATCGCGCAAGACTGGCTGGCGGCGGCCGCGGGCGCTGCCGAGGCGCTGGGCGCAGCAGATGCCGGCGTGACCTTGTATCCGCCGGTGCCGATGGCGGTCGCCCGGGTCGCCAATGTCGAACGGGCCCAGATGTTGGTGGAGTCGCCCACCCGGCCCGGGCTGCAGCGATTGCTGGCCCAGTGGATGCCCCAGCTGCATGCGCTCCGGGCCGAGCACAAGGGCCTGCTGCGCTGGGCCATCGACGTCGACCCGTTGGCGATCTGA
- a CDS encoding IS5 family transposase: protein MLRLSDEQWERIRAHFPEENIPPGRPGRKPVPTRRVLEAVLWILNTGAQWHMLPQSYPNYKTVHRRFQQWCQQEVLREVLTELANTLRDQGDIDEREAFIDATFASAKGGGDEIGPTRRGKGVKIMAIVDRHGLPLSVSTHAANHHEVTLVQLSFDFYMIEAKPEHLIGNKAYDSDDLDSKLKKQGVEMIAPHRGNRKLKTQDGRALRRYVRRWLAERYFAWLQWKRRVLVRWEDYPENFLGFVQLASITMLLKRF, encoded by the coding sequence ATGCTGCGGTTGAGCGATGAGCAATGGGAGCGCATCAGGGCGCACTTCCCGGAAGAGAACATTCCACCCGGGCGCCCGGGGCGCAAACCCGTCCCGACGCGGCGCGTGCTGGAAGCAGTGCTGTGGATTTTGAACACCGGAGCGCAGTGGCACATGCTGCCGCAGAGCTACCCGAACTACAAGACGGTGCATCGGCGCTTCCAGCAGTGGTGCCAGCAAGAGGTGTTGCGCGAGGTTCTGACTGAACTGGCCAACACACTGAGGGATCAAGGCGATATTGACGAGCGCGAAGCCTTCATCGACGCGACGTTTGCCTCGGCCAAGGGTGGCGGCGATGAGATTGGCCCCACCAGGCGAGGCAAGGGTGTGAAGATCATGGCGATCGTCGATCGTCACGGGCTTCCGCTGTCGGTGAGCACGCATGCGGCGAACCATCACGAGGTAACGCTCGTGCAACTGAGCTTTGACTTCTACATGATCGAAGCCAAGCCCGAACACCTGATCGGGAACAAGGCCTACGACAGCGACGATCTGGACAGCAAGCTCAAAAAGCAAGGCGTCGAGATGATTGCTCCACACCGCGGCAATCGCAAGCTCAAGACGCAGGACGGACGAGCGCTAAGACGCTACGTCCGCCGCTGGCTTGCTGAACGCTACTTCGCATGGCTGCAATGGAAGCGCCGGGTGCTCGTGCGTTGGGAGGACTACCCCGAAAACTTCCTCGGCTTCGTGCAGCTCGCCTCCATCACGATGCTGCTCAAGCGATTTTGA
- a CDS encoding TPM domain-containing protein, whose protein sequence is MSTKWLRILRHRWWDDADTRRLIGPEALKRLEARVQESEKRHSGEIRLCIEGGLPWRYLWRDATARERALAMFGKLQVWDTEDNNGVLIYLLLVEHRIEIVADRGVARRVPQAEWDRIVQQMSQALREGRSEEALNAAVDAVTALLVQHFPVVEGAHNVDELANRPHMV, encoded by the coding sequence ATGAGCACGAAATGGTTGCGCATCCTCCGGCATCGCTGGTGGGACGACGCCGACACCCGCCGGCTGATCGGCCCCGAGGCGTTGAAGCGCCTGGAGGCGCGGGTGCAGGAGAGCGAAAAGCGGCACAGCGGCGAGATCCGGTTGTGCATCGAAGGCGGATTGCCGTGGCGTTACCTGTGGCGCGATGCCACCGCGCGCGAGCGGGCGCTGGCGATGTTCGGCAAGCTGCAGGTCTGGGACACCGAAGACAACAACGGTGTGCTGATCTATTTGCTGCTGGTGGAACACCGCATCGAGATCGTCGCCGACCGCGGGGTGGCGAGGCGGGTGCCACAAGCCGAGTGGGACCGCATCGTGCAGCAGATGTCGCAGGCGCTGCGCGAGGGGCGCAGCGAAGAGGCGCTGAACGCGGCAGTCGACGCGGTCACCGCCCTGCTGGTGCAGCACTTCCCGGTGGTCGAAGGGGCGCACAACGTCGACGAGTTGGCGAATCGGCCGCACATGGTGTGA
- a CDS encoding LemA family protein yields the protein MKRMLAAWLMALGLTLGLGGCGYNEFQRLDEEVKASWSEVLNQYQRRADLVPNLVATVKGEANFEQETLTRVIEARAKATSIQVSPETLDNPEAFNRFQQAQGELSGALSRLLVVSENYPNLKANQGFQDLRVQLEGTENRITVARNKYIGAVQQYNVLARSFPTNLTGKMFGYQPKPNFSVANEAAISTPPKVDFGASR from the coding sequence ATGAAACGAATGTTGGCGGCTTGGTTGATGGCACTCGGCCTCACGCTCGGTCTGGGCGGTTGCGGCTACAACGAGTTCCAGCGGCTCGACGAAGAGGTGAAGGCCTCGTGGTCGGAGGTCTTGAACCAGTACCAGCGGCGGGCCGACCTGGTGCCCAACCTGGTGGCGACGGTCAAAGGTGAGGCCAATTTCGAGCAGGAGACGCTGACGCGCGTGATCGAAGCGCGCGCCAAGGCGACGTCGATCCAGGTGTCGCCCGAGACCCTCGACAACCCGGAAGCCTTCAACCGCTTTCAACAGGCGCAAGGCGAGCTGTCCGGCGCGCTGTCGCGCCTGCTGGTGGTCAGCGAGAACTACCCCAACCTGAAGGCCAACCAGGGTTTCCAGGACCTGCGGGTGCAGCTCGAAGGCACCGAGAACCGCATCACGGTGGCGCGCAACAAGTACATCGGCGCGGTGCAGCAGTACAACGTGCTGGCGCGCAGCTTCCCGACCAACCTGACCGGCAAGATGTTCGGCTACCAGCCCAAGCCCAACTTCAGCGTTGCCAACGAGGCGGCGATCTCGACGCCGCCCAAGGTCGATTTCGGCGCCTCGAGGTGA